From a single Bradyrhizobium sediminis genomic region:
- a CDS encoding ABC transporter permease, whose protein sequence is MLNFLGKRILQLIPTLFFVSVLIFSLQQLLPGDPALVMAGEERDPNVIAQIRAQYRLDQPVPVQYVYWVKGVLSGDFGESLRIKVPVRDLIAQKLPVTLQLASMAIVIAFLIGIPAGIVSAVKKGTAWDYGANLFALWGISTPNFWLGIMLIFLFSIELGWLPASGYVPLSENWRASLASTIMPAFVLGNAIAAILMRHTRSAMLQVLESDYVRTARAKGLFERSVILKHAMRNALTPVITLGALELGTLLSGAVLTEQIFSIPGFGKLIVDAVFNRDYAVVQGVVLVTATIYITLNLIADIAYILVNPRLRA, encoded by the coding sequence ATGCTGAACTTCCTCGGCAAACGCATTCTGCAGCTGATCCCGACGCTATTCTTCGTGTCGGTCCTGATCTTCTCGCTGCAGCAATTGCTGCCGGGGGATCCGGCGCTGGTGATGGCTGGCGAAGAGCGCGATCCTAACGTGATCGCGCAGATCCGCGCGCAGTACCGGCTCGATCAGCCGGTCCCGGTGCAATATGTCTACTGGGTCAAGGGCGTGCTGTCGGGCGACTTCGGCGAGTCGCTCCGCATCAAGGTACCGGTACGCGACCTCATCGCGCAGAAGCTGCCGGTGACGCTGCAGCTGGCTTCGATGGCGATCGTGATTGCGTTTCTGATCGGGATTCCCGCCGGGATCGTATCGGCGGTGAAGAAGGGCACGGCCTGGGACTACGGCGCCAACCTGTTCGCGCTGTGGGGCATCTCGACGCCGAATTTCTGGCTCGGCATCATGCTGATTTTCCTGTTCTCGATCGAGCTCGGCTGGCTGCCGGCCTCGGGCTATGTGCCGCTCTCCGAAAACTGGCGCGCCAGCCTCGCCTCGACCATCATGCCGGCCTTCGTGCTCGGCAACGCCATCGCCGCGATCCTGATGCGGCACACCCGGAGCGCCATGCTGCAGGTGCTGGAAAGCGACTATGTCCGCACCGCCCGCGCCAAGGGCCTGTTCGAACGCTCGGTGATCCTCAAGCATGCGATGCGAAACGCGCTGACGCCGGTGATCACGCTAGGCGCGCTGGAACTCGGTACCCTGCTGTCGGGCGCGGTGCTGACCGAACAGATTTTCTCGATTCCGGGCTTCGGCAAGCTGATCGTCGATGCCGTGTTCAACCGCGATTATGCCGTGGTGCAGGGCGTCGTGCTGGTGACGGCGACCATCTACATCACGCTGAACCTGATCGCCGACATCGCCTATATCCTCGTCAACCCGCGACTGAGGGCGTAG
- a CDS encoding ABC transporter ATP-binding protein — MTSAPFVDVRNLRRTFDVSKPWLNRVLEGGRLEFLKAVDGVTFDIKRGETFALVGESGSGKTTVARMVVGLLSPSSGEVIIDGVSMSDARQLQARQQLRRRIQMIFQDPYASLNPRFRVDAIVAEPIRAFDLIQGERNIQARVGELLSLVGLHADDGWKYPHEFSGGQRQRIAIARALASEAEFIVCDEPTSALDVSVQAQILNLMRDLQDKFGLTYLFISHNLAVVRHMASRIGVMYLGRIVEIAEGRELFSNPRMPYTRMLLGAVPDLAMSGRQRIPVQGEIPNPIDPPPGCAFNPRCPLAFDLCRKQAPALIGGVACHAVNKPADVAVSA; from the coding sequence ATGACCTCAGCGCCCTTCGTCGATGTCAGGAATCTGCGCCGCACCTTCGACGTCTCGAAACCATGGCTCAACCGGGTGCTCGAAGGCGGCCGGCTGGAATTCCTGAAGGCGGTCGACGGTGTGACCTTCGACATCAAGCGCGGCGAGACTTTTGCCCTGGTCGGCGAATCCGGCTCCGGCAAGACCACGGTCGCCCGGATGGTGGTCGGGCTGCTGTCGCCGAGTTCCGGTGAAGTGATCATCGACGGCGTCTCGATGAGCGACGCCAGGCAATTGCAGGCGCGCCAGCAGCTGCGCCGGCGCATCCAGATGATCTTCCAGGACCCATATGCCAGCCTGAACCCGCGTTTCCGGGTCGACGCCATCGTCGCCGAGCCGATCCGCGCCTTCGACCTGATCCAGGGCGAGCGCAATATCCAGGCGCGCGTCGGCGAGTTGTTAAGTCTGGTCGGCCTGCACGCCGACGATGGCTGGAAATATCCGCACGAATTTTCCGGCGGGCAGCGGCAGCGGATCGCGATCGCGCGCGCACTGGCGTCGGAGGCCGAATTCATCGTCTGCGACGAGCCGACCTCCGCGCTCGACGTCTCCGTGCAGGCGCAGATCCTCAACCTGATGCGCGACCTGCAGGACAAATTCGGCCTCACCTACCTCTTCATCAGCCACAACCTCGCCGTGGTCCGGCACATGGCGAGCCGCATCGGCGTGATGTATCTCGGCCGCATCGTCGAAATCGCGGAAGGCCGCGAACTGTTCAGCAACCCGCGCATGCCCTACACCAGAATGCTGCTGGGCGCGGTGCCGGATCTGGCGATGTCCGGCCGCCAGCGCATTCCGGTCCAGGGCGAAATCCCCAACCCGATCGATCCGCCGCCCGGCTGCGCCTTCAACCCGCGCTGTCCGCTGGCGTTCGATCTCTGCCGCAAACAGGCCCCCGCGCTGATCGGCGGCGTCGCCTGCCACGCCGTCAACAAGCCGGCTGACGTCGCCGTATCGGCCTAA
- a CDS encoding gamma-glutamyltransferase family protein — translation MSKINPDPFTTRPEIEGTFGVVTSTHWIATAVGMATLEKGGNAFDAGVATAFTLQVVEPHLNGPGGDVPVIVHDTRRGRTEVICGQGPAPAGATIAHYRSEGLEMVPGTGLLAACVPGTFESWMLLLRDYGTLRLRDVLEPAIAYARDGYPLVERASATIKTVEQLFRTHWTTSAAVYLPNNEVPVPGTLFTNKTLSETYARILKEAESAGSDRVAQIERARKAWSHGFVAEAIDKFCRTQDIMDVSGSPHRGVLRADDMARWQATVEAPLTYDYGRYTVCKAGVWSQGPVMLQQLALLKGFELDGLDPAGPEFIHLQVEAAKLAFADREKFYGDPDFSEIPISTLLSDAYNDERRKLISRDKASLDFVPGSVEGFGSVVKLRRAEGHREAVGAMGAGEPTVGRFGEVRGDTVHFDIIDQAGNMISATPSGGWLQSSPVVPELGFCLGSRAQMFWLEEDHPAALAPGKRPRTTLSPTMCLRDGEPYMAWGSPGGDQQDQWTTQFFLRHVHANMNLQEAIDAPAWHSEHFPISFWPRTSRPGVLVVENRVPKSTIDILESRGHIVETGPDWSEGRLTAASKVGRRRRAAANPRGMQGYAAGR, via the coding sequence ATGAGCAAAATCAATCCCGATCCCTTCACCACCCGGCCGGAAATCGAAGGCACGTTCGGGGTCGTGACCTCCACCCACTGGATCGCCACTGCGGTCGGGATGGCCACGCTGGAGAAGGGCGGCAACGCGTTCGACGCCGGCGTCGCCACCGCGTTCACGCTGCAGGTGGTGGAACCGCATCTGAACGGTCCGGGCGGCGACGTTCCTGTTATCGTGCACGATACCAGGCGCGGCCGCACCGAGGTGATCTGCGGCCAGGGTCCTGCCCCGGCCGGCGCCACCATCGCGCATTACCGCAGCGAAGGCCTCGAAATGGTGCCCGGCACCGGTCTTTTGGCCGCCTGCGTGCCCGGCACCTTCGAATCCTGGATGCTGCTGCTGCGTGATTACGGCACGTTGCGGCTGCGCGACGTGCTGGAGCCCGCCATCGCCTATGCCCGTGACGGCTACCCGCTGGTGGAGCGGGCGTCGGCGACGATCAAGACGGTCGAGCAATTGTTCAGGACGCATTGGACCACATCCGCCGCGGTCTATCTGCCCAACAACGAAGTGCCGGTCCCCGGCACGCTCTTCACCAACAAGACGCTCTCGGAAACCTACGCCCGCATCCTGAAGGAGGCCGAAAGCGCCGGCTCCGACCGCGTCGCCCAGATCGAGCGTGCGCGCAAGGCATGGTCGCATGGCTTCGTCGCCGAAGCGATCGACAAATTCTGCCGCACACAGGACATCATGGACGTCAGCGGCTCGCCGCATCGCGGCGTCCTGCGCGCCGACGACATGGCGCGCTGGCAGGCAACGGTCGAAGCGCCGCTGACCTACGACTATGGCCGCTACACCGTCTGCAAGGCCGGCGTCTGGAGCCAGGGTCCGGTGATGCTGCAGCAACTCGCGCTGCTGAAGGGATTCGAACTCGACGGGCTCGATCCCGCAGGGCCGGAATTCATCCACCTGCAGGTCGAAGCTGCCAAGCTGGCTTTTGCCGACCGCGAGAAATTCTACGGCGATCCGGACTTCAGCGAAATCCCGATCAGCACGCTGCTGTCGGACGCCTATAACGACGAGCGCCGCAAGCTGATCTCGAGGGACAAGGCCTCGCTCGACTTCGTTCCCGGCTCGGTCGAAGGCTTTGGTTCGGTCGTCAAGCTGCGCCGTGCCGAAGGCCATCGCGAGGCGGTCGGCGCCATGGGCGCGGGCGAGCCGACCGTCGGCCGCTTCGGCGAAGTGCGCGGCGACACCGTGCATTTCGACATCATCGACCAGGCCGGCAACATGATCTCGGCGACGCCGTCCGGCGGCTGGCTGCAGTCGTCGCCGGTCGTTCCCGAACTCGGCTTCTGCCTCGGCAGCCGTGCCCAGATGTTCTGGCTCGAGGAAGATCACCCGGCCGCATTGGCGCCGGGCAAGCGCCCGCGCACCACGCTCTCGCCCACCATGTGCTTGCGCGACGGCGAGCCGTACATGGCCTGGGGCTCGCCCGGCGGCGATCAGCAGGACCAGTGGACCACGCAATTCTTCCTGCGGCACGTTCATGCCAACATGAACCTGCAGGAAGCGATCGACGCGCCGGCCTGGCATTCCGAGCATTTCCCGATTTCGTTCTGGCCGCGCACCTCGCGGCCCGGCGTGCTGGTAGTCGAGAACCGCGTGCCGAAATCGACCATCGATATCCTGGAGAGCCGCGGCCATATCGTGGAGACCGGCCCCGACTGGTCGGAGGGCCGCCTCACCGCCGCCTCGAAGGTCGGGCGCCGCCGCCGCGCTGCCGCCAACCCCCGGGGTATGCAGGGCTACGCGGCCGGACGGTAA
- a CDS encoding ABC transporter ATP-binding protein — protein MTDGPLIEIKDLRVIFHGDGGRITHAVDRVDLSVANGATLGLVGESGCGKSVTSLAIMGLLSKHSAEVSGSIRFDGFDLLDVPDQTLRDLRGNRLAMIFQEPMTSLNPSFTIGDQIMETILRHRGGSRRAARERAIELLRRVHIPSPERRIDEYPHKLSGGMRQRVMIAMALACDPRLLIADEPTTALDVTLQAQILDLMRELKAASGAAIILITHDLGVVAEVCDEVAVMYAGEIVERAPVDELFGNPQHPYTVGLLGSIPRLDRRASHLATIEGMVPNMSALPTGCRFSARCPFVREACTAAPPPMVAVTPSHWSRCIRTPLEGLVS, from the coding sequence ATGACCGATGGCCCGCTGATCGAGATCAAGGACCTGCGGGTCATCTTCCATGGCGACGGCGGCCGCATCACCCACGCGGTCGACCGCGTCGACCTTAGCGTCGCCAATGGCGCAACGCTCGGCCTGGTCGGAGAATCCGGCTGCGGCAAGAGCGTCACCTCGCTCGCCATCATGGGGCTGCTGTCGAAGCACTCGGCCGAGGTGTCGGGCTCGATCCGCTTCGACGGCTTCGATCTGCTCGACGTGCCCGATCAGACCCTGCGCGACCTGCGCGGCAATCGCCTCGCGATGATTTTTCAGGAGCCGATGACCTCGCTCAATCCGAGCTTCACCATCGGCGACCAGATCATGGAGACCATCCTTCGTCATCGCGGCGGATCGCGGCGCGCGGCACGGGAGCGCGCCATCGAGCTGCTGCGCCGGGTGCACATCCCCTCGCCGGAGCGGCGCATCGACGAATATCCGCACAAGCTTTCCGGCGGCATGCGCCAGCGCGTCATGATCGCGATGGCACTGGCCTGCGATCCCCGACTCCTGATCGCCGACGAGCCGACCACCGCGCTCGACGTCACCCTGCAGGCGCAGATCCTCGACCTGATGCGGGAGTTGAAGGCGGCGAGCGGGGCTGCGATCATCCTGATCACCCACGATCTCGGCGTGGTCGCCGAAGTCTGCGACGAAGTCGCTGTCATGTATGCCGGCGAGATCGTCGAGCGCGCACCGGTCGATGAATTGTTCGGCAATCCGCAGCATCCCTACACCGTCGGCCTGCTTGGCTCGATCCCGCGGCTCGACCGCCGCGCCTCGCATCTCGCCACCATCGAGGGTATGGTTCCGAACATGAGCGCGCTGCCGACCGGCTGCCGCTTCTCTGCGCGGTGTCCGTTCGTCCGCGAAGCCTGCACCGCCGCGCCGCCGCCAATGGTCGCGGTCACCCCCTCGCACTGGTCGCGCTGCATCCGGACGCCGCTGGAGGGGCTGGTGTCATGA
- a CDS encoding ABC transporter ATP-binding protein has protein sequence MTEPVLSVRNLQVEFVTRRSTLRAIDGVSFDIAKGEVLGVVGESGAGKSVTGLAVIGLIDPPGRISGGEIYLSGMRIDNLPPEEMRRIRGKRIGMIFQDPLTSLNPLYRIGDQIVETIRTHTNLSEQAARKRAIDLLAEVGIPAPEKRIDAYPHEFSGGMRQRVVIALAICAEPELIIADEPTTALDVSVQAQIISLIKRLGRDHGTAVMLVTHDMGVIAETSDRVAVMYSGRVAEIGPVRDVVQNPLHPYAKGLMGAIPTLAGEDKRLVQIPGSMPRLSAIPAGCSFNPRCAFAFDRCRIERPEPIKHGTQAVACHLYDAAAKDSAA, from the coding sequence ATGACCGAACCCGTTCTCTCCGTGCGTAACCTTCAGGTGGAATTCGTCACCCGCCGCAGCACGTTGCGCGCCATCGACGGGGTGTCGTTCGACATCGCCAAGGGCGAGGTGCTGGGCGTGGTCGGCGAATCCGGCGCCGGAAAATCCGTCACCGGTCTTGCGGTGATCGGCCTGATCGATCCTCCCGGCCGCATCAGTGGCGGCGAGATCTATCTGTCGGGCATGCGGATCGACAACCTGCCGCCGGAAGAAATGCGCCGGATCCGCGGCAAGCGGATCGGCATGATCTTTCAGGACCCCCTCACCAGCCTCAACCCGCTGTACCGGATCGGCGACCAGATCGTCGAGACCATCAGGACCCATACCAACCTGTCGGAACAGGCCGCGCGCAAGCGCGCCATCGACCTGTTGGCCGAGGTCGGCATTCCCGCCCCGGAAAAACGCATCGATGCCTATCCGCACGAATTTTCCGGCGGCATGCGCCAGCGCGTGGTGATTGCGCTGGCGATCTGCGCCGAACCGGAACTGATCATCGCCGACGAGCCGACCACGGCGCTCGACGTCTCGGTGCAGGCCCAGATCATCTCCCTGATCAAACGCCTCGGCCGCGACCACGGCACCGCGGTGATGCTGGTGACCCACGACATGGGCGTGATCGCCGAAACCTCCGACCGCGTCGCGGTAATGTATTCCGGCCGCGTCGCCGAGATCGGTCCGGTGCGCGATGTCGTGCAGAACCCGCTGCATCCCTACGCCAAGGGCCTGATGGGCGCGATCCCGACGCTCGCGGGCGAAGACAAGCGGCTGGTGCAGATCCCCGGCTCGATGCCGCGGCTGTCGGCGATCCCGGCGGGCTGCTCGTTCAACCCGCGCTGCGCGTTCGCGTTCGATCGCTGCCGGATCGAGCGGCCGGAACCGATCAAGCACGGCACGCAGGCCGTGGCCTGCCATCTCTACGACGCCGCCGCGAAGGATTCCGCGGCATGA
- a CDS encoding ABC transporter substrate-binding protein: MKILRLAAASAALLLSLAAGAQAQTTLRIGLAEDPDILDPTLARTYVGRIVFASFCDKLFDIDEKINIVPQLALSHETSADGKEVTIKLRPGVKFHDGEPFNAEAAKFSLDRHLTMQGSFRKPELAALDHVDVVDPLTIKLVLKAPFSPLIAQLTDRAGMMVSPKAAREAGDKFGLKPVCSGPYRFVERVQQDRIVFEKFADYWNKDKVFIDRIVYLPLVDATVRLANLKSGGLDLIERLLATDLKEVQADPRLKLSTAIELGYQGVTLNIGKDKAKGPLSQSAKVRQALDLSIDREAINQVVFNGEFKPGNQWVNPDHPYYQKAFPVQPRDIAKAKALIKEAGVAVPIPVDFMVPKGAETEAVAQVIQSMAAEAGFDMKIRVTEFATSLKQAEAGEYQAFMLAWSGRIDPDGNSYVFLRTGAPQNYSAWSSPDADKALDDARLVTDQAQRKVIYEKLAKLALDEKPLLYIYHRRILIAHTTKLEGYKQMPDGLVRVIGLKLK, encoded by the coding sequence ATGAAAATCCTGCGTTTGGCGGCCGCCTCGGCGGCGCTGTTGCTATCGTTGGCGGCTGGTGCCCAGGCCCAGACCACGCTGCGCATCGGGCTGGCCGAGGATCCCGATATTCTCGATCCGACACTGGCGCGGACCTATGTCGGCCGCATCGTGTTCGCCTCATTCTGCGACAAGCTGTTCGACATCGACGAGAAGATCAACATCGTGCCCCAGCTCGCGCTGTCCCACGAGACTTCCGCCGATGGCAAGGAAGTCACGATCAAACTGCGGCCGGGCGTCAAATTCCACGATGGTGAGCCGTTCAATGCCGAGGCGGCAAAATTCTCGCTCGACCGCCACCTGACAATGCAGGGCTCGTTCCGCAAACCGGAACTCGCCGCACTCGACCATGTCGACGTCGTCGATCCCCTCACCATCAAGCTTGTGCTGAAGGCGCCGTTCTCGCCGTTGATCGCGCAACTTACCGATCGCGCCGGAATGATGGTGTCGCCCAAGGCGGCCAGGGAAGCCGGCGACAAGTTCGGATTGAAGCCAGTCTGCAGCGGTCCCTACAGATTCGTCGAACGCGTGCAACAGGACCGCATCGTGTTCGAGAAGTTCGCCGACTACTGGAACAAGGACAAGGTCTTCATCGACCGCATCGTCTATCTGCCGCTGGTCGATGCCACGGTCCGCCTCGCCAACCTCAAGTCCGGCGGTCTCGACCTGATCGAACGCCTGCTGGCCACCGACCTCAAGGAGGTGCAGGCGGACCCCAGGCTGAAGCTGTCGACCGCGATCGAGCTCGGCTATCAGGGCGTGACGCTGAACATCGGCAAGGACAAGGCCAAGGGGCCGCTCAGCCAATCCGCCAAGGTGCGCCAGGCACTAGACCTCTCGATCGATCGCGAGGCGATCAACCAGGTCGTGTTCAACGGCGAGTTCAAACCCGGCAACCAGTGGGTCAATCCGGATCATCCCTATTATCAGAAGGCTTTTCCGGTCCAGCCCCGCGACATCGCCAAGGCCAAGGCGCTGATCAAGGAAGCCGGCGTCGCCGTGCCGATCCCCGTCGATTTCATGGTGCCGAAGGGCGCCGAAACCGAAGCTGTCGCGCAGGTGATCCAGTCGATGGCGGCGGAAGCCGGCTTCGACATGAAGATCAGGGTCACCGAATTCGCGACCTCGCTGAAGCAGGCCGAGGCCGGCGAATACCAGGCCTTCATGCTGGCGTGGAGCGGGCGGATCGATCCGGACGGCAATTCCTACGTCTTCCTGAGGACCGGAGCGCCGCAGAACTACAGTGCCTGGTCAAGCCCCGATGCCGACAAGGCGCTCGACGATGCCCGGCTCGTCACCGATCAGGCCCAGCGCAAGGTAATCTATGAAAAGCTGGCAAAACTCGCGCTCGACGAAAAGCCGCTGCTTTATATCTATCACCGCAGGATATTGATCGCGCATACCACCAAGCTTGAGGGCTACAAGCAGATGCCGGACGGTCTGGTGCGCGTGATCGGGCTGAAGCTGAAGTGA
- a CDS encoding ABC transporter ATP-binding protein has product MTALLEVENLARYFVADRSLLGRPTAYIKAVDGVSFSVEAGKTLALVGESGCGKSTVSRLVLRLIEPDAGSIRFEGRDLLALDANQLRAFRKDAQIIFQDPYASLNPRMTVSQILTEPLALHDLVPPARRRERVEELLRLVGLEPRFARRYPHEFSGGQRQRIAIARALAVEPKLIICDEPVSALDVSIRSQILNLLRDLQDRLGLAYIFVSHDLAVVKHIADRVAVMNLGVIVETAEAQALFAGPRHPYSRALLSAIPVPKPRAKRSRILLQGEMPSALNPPSGCRFHTRCPHVVERCRVERPQLLGDGHFTACHRTAELPPADAVVPADGGFSPALERLVAAFSGGTEGAGVRGVGIVGAAPPAD; this is encoded by the coding sequence ATGACCGCCCTGCTCGAGGTCGAAAATCTCGCAAGATACTTCGTCGCCGATCGGTCGCTGCTCGGGCGGCCGACCGCCTACATCAAGGCCGTCGACGGTGTCAGCTTCAGCGTCGAGGCCGGCAAGACGCTGGCACTGGTCGGCGAATCCGGTTGCGGCAAGTCCACCGTGAGCCGGCTGGTGTTGCGGCTGATCGAGCCGGATGCCGGCAGCATCCGCTTCGAGGGCCGCGACCTGCTCGCGCTGGACGCCAACCAGTTGCGCGCCTTCCGCAAGGATGCGCAGATCATCTTCCAGGACCCCTACGCGTCGCTCAATCCGCGCATGACCGTCAGCCAGATCCTGACCGAGCCGCTGGCGCTGCATGATCTGGTGCCACCAGCGCGCCGCCGCGAACGGGTCGAGGAATTGCTGCGGCTGGTGGGACTGGAGCCGCGCTTCGCCCGCCGCTACCCCCACGAATTTTCCGGCGGCCAGCGCCAGCGCATCGCGATCGCGCGGGCGCTGGCGGTTGAACCCAAACTGATCATCTGCGACGAGCCGGTTTCGGCGCTGGATGTCTCGATCCGCTCGCAAATCCTCAATTTGCTCCGCGACCTGCAGGACCGGCTCGGCCTCGCCTATATCTTCGTTTCCCACGACCTGGCGGTGGTCAAGCACATCGCCGACCGTGTCGCCGTGATGAATCTCGGCGTGATCGTCGAGACCGCGGAGGCGCAGGCGCTGTTCGCGGGGCCCCGCCACCCCTACAGCCGGGCGCTTTTGTCGGCGATCCCGGTGCCCAAACCGCGGGCCAAGCGCAGCCGCATTCTGCTGCAGGGCGAAATGCCGAGCGCGCTCAATCCGCCCTCGGGCTGCCGCTTCCACACCCGCTGTCCCCATGTGGTCGAACGTTGCCGGGTCGAGCGACCGCAACTGCTCGGCGACGGCCACTTCACCGCCTGCCACCGCACCGCGGAACTGCCGCCGGCCGACGCCGTGGTTCCCGCCGACGGCGGGTTTTCGCCGGCGCTGGAACGATTGGTGGCGGCGTTCAGCGGCGGCACGGAAGGTGCAGGCGTCCGCGGGGTTGGTATAGTCGGGGCCGCGCCGCCGGCCGATTGA
- a CDS encoding ABC transporter permease, whose translation MTDAALAALPVAASDELESPSRRALRRLFQRKGAVVGLAVIAAFIVLALFAPWIVPYDPIATSWTAVRKAPSAQHWFGTDDLGRDILARVIYGARASLLAGAISVGIALGIGVPFGLLSGYRGGFIDGLISRITDAMLACPFLILAIALAAFLGPSLGNAMIAIGISATPIFVRLTRGQVISVKVEDYVEAARAIGNPRWRIALFHILPNIMPALLVQATLSIAAAIIAEAALSFLGLGQQPPSPSWGSMLNAAQRFLTGAPWMALWPGLAIFLVVLSFNLVGDGLRDALDPRER comes from the coding sequence ATGACCGACGCAGCGCTCGCCGCCCTCCCTGTTGCCGCCTCCGACGAGCTGGAAAGTCCGTCGCGGCGCGCGTTGCGGCGACTGTTCCAGCGCAAGGGCGCGGTGGTCGGGCTCGCCGTGATCGCGGCCTTCATCGTGCTGGCGCTGTTTGCGCCATGGATCGTGCCCTATGATCCGATCGCGACCAGCTGGACGGCCGTGCGCAAAGCCCCATCGGCGCAGCACTGGTTCGGCACCGACGACCTCGGCCGCGATATTCTGGCCCGAGTGATCTATGGCGCACGGGCTTCGCTGCTGGCCGGCGCGATCTCGGTCGGCATCGCGCTTGGCATCGGTGTTCCCTTCGGGCTACTGTCGGGTTATCGCGGCGGCTTCATCGATGGGCTGATCAGCCGGATCACCGACGCCATGCTGGCCTGCCCGTTCCTGATCCTCGCCATTGCGCTGGCGGCGTTTCTCGGCCCGAGTCTCGGCAACGCCATGATCGCGATCGGCATCTCCGCGACGCCGATCTTCGTGCGGCTGACGCGCGGCCAGGTGATAAGCGTCAAGGTCGAGGACTATGTCGAGGCTGCGCGGGCCATCGGCAATCCGCGCTGGCGGATCGCGCTGTTCCATATCCTGCCGAACATCATGCCGGCGCTGCTGGTGCAGGCAACCCTGTCGATCGCCGCCGCCATCATCGCCGAGGCGGCGCTGTCGTTCCTGGGCCTCGGCCAGCAACCGCCCTCGCCGTCCTGGGGCAGCATGCTGAACGCGGCGCAGCGCTTCCTGACCGGCGCGCCGTGGATGGCGCTGTGGCCGGGACTTGCGATCTTTCTCGTGGTGCTGTCGTTCAACCTGGTCGGCGACGGCCTGCGCGACGCCCTCGACCCGCGCGAGCGCTGA
- the cnbZ gene encoding 2-amino-5-chloromuconate deaminase CnbZ — protein sequence MTRDFSAGNYRFIPAVFQYSSGAAANLGYEVERVRFDKMPPLAEGFALIRKYIEAAGRPLTSFCACELRSPAAFTEDGFLKFNQHYVKTLAEWGLFDGSTNPVARSNVCPEIDPPAEPSFYAFSFTRPSNTTTPTFVIAGGAESRDGPGTYSERTVRYRDLSPEGLKEKVRFTVGSMESRLAAFGFGWKDTTAAQAYTVHDFHPVIADELVRRGVMRSGLIWHFARPPVVDLEYEMDCRRVMRELVI from the coding sequence ATGACGCGTGACTTTTCGGCCGGCAATTACCGGTTCATTCCGGCGGTATTTCAATATTCCAGCGGCGCCGCCGCCAACCTCGGCTATGAAGTCGAGCGGGTGCGCTTCGACAAGATGCCGCCGCTGGCCGAAGGCTTTGCGCTGATCAGGAAATATATCGAGGCCGCGGGAAGGCCGCTGACGTCGTTCTGCGCCTGCGAGTTGCGCTCGCCGGCGGCGTTTACCGAAGACGGCTTCCTGAAATTCAACCAGCACTACGTCAAGACGCTGGCCGAGTGGGGCCTGTTCGACGGGTCGACCAATCCGGTGGCGCGCAGCAATGTCTGCCCGGAAATCGATCCGCCGGCCGAGCCGTCATTCTATGCCTTCTCCTTCACGCGCCCGAGCAACACAACCACGCCGACCTTCGTCATCGCCGGCGGCGCCGAATCGCGCGACGGGCCCGGAACCTATTCCGAACGCACCGTGCGCTACCGCGACCTCAGCCCGGAGGGCTTGAAGGAAAAGGTCCGCTTCACCGTGGGATCGATGGAAAGCCGTCTCGCCGCCTTCGGGTTCGGCTGGAAGGACACCACTGCCGCGCAGGCCTACACCGTGCACGACTTCCATCCTGTCATCGCCGACGAACTGGTCCGCCGCGGCGTGATGCGGTCCGGCTTGATCTGGCACTTTGCCCGGCCGCCGGTGGTCGACCTCGAATACGAGATGGATTGCCGCCGCGTGATGCGGGAACTCGTGATCTAG
- a CDS encoding DUF1028 domain-containing protein, translated as MTWSIIARDQATGQFGIAVATKFFAVGALVPHIAAGIGGVATQALVNPYFGIDGVRLLREGRSPRDVVDTLIAGDSGFESRQLHIMDAKGRIASHTGSECVDWCGHIEGDGFSIAGNMLAGSSVLDDTAQAYLAGRDLPFAQRLIAAMRSGEAAGGDKRGRQSAALLIHGEEEWSALDLRVDDHADPLAELARLEAVSRERWVHFRPFLPTRGNPAGITDRATIDAGIEAAIASQK; from the coding sequence ATGACCTGGTCGATTATCGCCCGAGACCAAGCCACCGGCCAGTTCGGCATCGCGGTCGCGACAAAATTCTTTGCGGTCGGCGCGCTCGTGCCGCATATCGCTGCCGGGATCGGCGGCGTCGCAACCCAGGCGCTGGTCAATCCCTATTTCGGCATCGACGGTGTGAGGTTGCTGCGCGAGGGACGCTCGCCGCGCGATGTCGTCGACACCCTGATTGCCGGCGATAGCGGATTCGAGAGCCGGCAGCTCCACATCATGGATGCGAAGGGCCGCATTGCCTCGCATACGGGAAGCGAATGCGTCGACTGGTGCGGGCACATCGAGGGCGACGGTTTTTCGATTGCCGGCAACATGCTGGCGGGCTCAAGCGTGCTGGACGACACCGCGCAGGCTTATCTCGCGGGCAGAGACCTGCCGTTCGCGCAACGCCTGATCGCGGCGATGCGATCCGGCGAAGCTGCGGGCGGCGACAAGCGCGGCAGGCAATCGGCAGCGCTTCTGATCCACGGCGAGGAAGAATGGTCCGCACTCGACCTGCGCGTCGACGACCATGCCGATCCGCTCGCCGAACTCGCTCGCCTGGAGGCGGTCAGCCGCGAGCGCTGGGTGCATTTCCGCCCGTTCCTTCCGACCCGCGGCAATCCCGCCGGGATCACCGATCGCGCAACCATCGACGCCGGGATCGAAGCAGCCATCGCGAGCCAGAAATGA